caggattttcctccaacaccacagttcaaaagcatctatcttccttcgctcagccttccttatggtccagttctcgcaaccataggttactatggggaataccattgctttaactatgcagatctttgttgccagtgtgatgtctctgctctttactactttatcgaggttggccattgttctcctcccaagcagtaaactgatttcctggctgcagtttgcatctgcagtgatctttgcacctagaaatataaagtctatcactgcctccatgtattctccctctatttgccagttatcaatcagtctggttgccataatcttggttcttttgatgtttaactgcaacccaggttttgcatttgagtagccatgaagtttgcaaagtcaatcagtgagggtagaGGTAGCCTGGTCTTTGTTGGCTACAGCAGTGGctttcaacctgtggtccccagtgttttggcctacaactcccagaaatcccagccaatttaccagctattaggatttatgggagttgaaggccaaaacatctggggaccaacaggttgagaaccactggcctagaggcaTCCTgtttgggaggcgttagctggcccttgattgcttgttgtctggGATTCTCCTGTTTCTGAACGGTGTTCagtatttactgtcttgattatgGTGATACTAGtaaccaaattttgttcatttttatggtttcctcctttttgttgaaattgtccatgagcttgtggatttcaatggcttctctgtgtagtctgacataatggttgtcagagtggtccagaatttctgtgttctcaaataatgttctgtggacattccacaggtatatacactatactgccaacagaacctctgaagatgccagccacaggtacaggcaaaacgttaggagagaatgctactggaacatggccatacagctcccagaaattctaaaaaaaaccctaacaaaaacaaaacccagcccTAGGAATGTGTATTTTTGTGCCTCATACATTTTTTCTCTTCATCTCCCTACTCTCATTTCATAGCTTCCTGTATTcatcctttttctccttctgacAAGAAGATGGGGAAGAGTTGCAAAGTGGTCGTCTGTGGGCAAGCATCAGTTGGGAAGACCTCCATCCTGGAGCAGCTTCTCTATGGGAATCATGTGGTTGGTGAGTGAGGGCCCTCGTGCCTCCTTTCCCCGCTGAGCAATATAGCATGGTCTTCATTATTAACATAactttatattaaaaaaataggGATTCACTGATTTTGCTTCCAGGATACATCACTcacccaaatccatggatgttcaagtccaatTATATACAAAGGTGAAATAAacttgtgtcccttatataaaatggcaaaataaagatttgctttttggattttgaaaacaaatatttttaaaccctggatggttgaatccatggatgcagaatctagaTACAGAGGGCGGATTGTATATTTAATACAAGACTATAATAATTtaatagaatataaatattataccagtggtgatcggcacactggatgcagtgcctaaagaccttggccagcactaaAAAGCAAAGTTAGGTGCCTTCCATGTAATCTTTTTTTTTGGGTCTCATTTTCTACCTGTTATGCCCTTGTTAATATCTCAGGAGTCCCTGCTAGGGAAAACAACAACGTGAATTAAAATACATCAAAGAAATGTTAGTTAGTAAAACATGCTGTGGATATTGTTTGTACCAAGGcccagaaaaaaaaccaaaactctTCTGCTCAAAGATGATAAGTGTTTATTCCTGTAGAAGTGATTACTGTGTGCTTTCTTGGCTCTTTGCAGGTTCTGAGATGATTGAAACCCAGGAGGACATCTATGTGGGCTCCATAGAGACAGATAGAGGGGTGCGGGAACAGGTGCGTTTCTATGATACTCGAGGCTTGAGGGATGGGATGGAGCTGCCCAAGCACTGCTTCTCCTGCACAGACGGCTATGTCTTGGTCTACAGCATTGACAGCAAAGAGTCCTTCAAGAGGGTGGAAGTACTCAAGAAGGAGATAGACAAGAGCAAGGATAAAAAGGAGGTAGGTGAACAGTCCTTTTGCACTTTTTCAATTTAATTGTCTGGAGGAGATCCCATGTACATATAGAAACAATTCCTTTGTGTCATGTTGATGATGTTTCTAAGCCTCATGCTCAGGTCTGGCCTTGGATTAAGCCAAAGGAAGCTAATGACTCTTACAGCAGATGGCAGGATACACAGAATagtgacaaagttttggaaggcaTGTGTGTGTCCTACAGTGACTTGTGCCTCATTAGCCTTATTGCTGCTCTCAGGTGTGGTGGAGGAAATGGTGCTGTTACCTGTGCTGAAGACAGATTCAGTTGACAGTCTAGTTGGCTTCTGTATGTGGAATGAAAGTCGCATTTCAAATCAGAGAGGACCTCAGAGAAACTGTGGTTGAGGCTTAATATTTCATGCTTTGGGCCTCACCTCCTGTGACATCTTTGTCCCTGGCTTTCAGGTTTGGGCTGTGAAACCTCAAGGCCCATGATGCTCCTGATACTGCAACCCTAGTGGGCTGACATGAACAGCTGGATGTTCAGCCACTCTGGACCCAGTGTAGATTGTGTCACTGTCAATTTGGGTACTTAGATGTGATATTCCAGAACCAGAAGTTACCTCTGGGTAATTTTGGGAGAGATATTTTTTCCCTATTTTAGGATGGGGCCAAAATAGAATTAGAATGCTAAACGACACTACTAAATGACTCTACTAGAGCCATTTTGGTCTGGAAGTATTTTTGAACTCAGAGTTGCATGTAGCATAATTATCACAGCTGGACAGAAATATCAAAAatgttactattttgcattacaactcccagaaactcagGCAGCATGGATACTGGAGAGGGAGAGGTGCTATGATTTATAGTGTGCATTTCTAGGTTTAGCTGTTATTCACTGTACTATCTCATTCTGAATGGCTTACGGCAATGGTTCAaccttgggttcccagatgttttggtctacaacttccagaaatcccggccgatttgccagctgttaggatttctgggagttgaaggacaaaacatctggggacacacaggttgagaaccactggcttaagggcATTGATGGGAACAGTGTGAGCTGCATGCAACACCCAGTTGTTCTCCATGCAATCTTCTGTGCTCTCACAAACACCATTAATTTTCCCATTATCACCTGTGAACTGGCCATCATTTTCTATCAGCAATTCAGTTGCAACCAAGATATCTGGGGCAAGAGGCCATGATTTTGTCCGGTGCTTCACCCTATTCCTCTGTGAACAATTTAGGAATTAGGCATTTGTATGAAAATGGCTATCTGCCTccccccagtagactcaaatcaagaaaaATCTTCATGAGAACCaacactcctcttaatgttcccccagcaacagcaagagtatctctctgggcagctaaacaagAAAATCCAAATTGAATGGCCTCTCACGAGGGTctgcttccaggggcaaaccaagaatgggcaacttggaagtccctgaacagacttagaaatggagtgggcagatcaaaagacaacctggcaaaatggcactacctaaaagaatcctccacctggtgtgactgtggagcagaatagacaactctgcatctgtatgcttgtctgcaatgttctgcctcatgtacagaggctacagacaatgtgctcggcattgcccatttttggtcaaaagatatttagtttgtgcgccttctatttttatcagttttatactaatttatgcaatgtttttgatatgaaataaataaatgaaaaggtgtttccattttctttctgtttttctcaCTGAATCTGAGCAGGTCACCATTGTAGTCTTAGGCAACAAGTGTGACCTCCAAGACCAGCGGCGTGTAGACCATGATGCTGTGCAGCACTGGGCTAAGGCAGAGAAGGTAAAACTATGGGAAATCTCAGTTGCTGATCGCCGGACCCTCATTGAGCCCTTTGTCTACCTGGCCAGCAAGATGACACAACCACAGAGCAAGTCTGCCTTCCCACTCAGCCGCAAGAACAAAAGCAGTGGATCTGTGGATGGGTGAAAGCCTCACGCACTGTGCCCACTATCTCTTGTAAAAAGGCATGCCTATGCAAGGCTGGTCTTCCCATGAAGCAGAAACTTCCAACAGCTGATTACAGATGTGgcactcttttccttcctttctcgctttctctctctgtcgtttttttaaaaagagaaagtgcCAAATTTAGGATGGCAGGAAATCATTATTGAATTTTCCACTTaaaatattgtgggtttttttttgttttgcttaaaCCATGCTATACATACAGTTCAGGCAGGTGCCAATTTTGTGATAAAATTGGGTGAAGGGGGGAGGTTACACTATagagttttaaaaatagctttaagAAGACATTTTAGTTTTGCAGatcatatgcattttaaatttggatGCCTCAAAAGATACCATCCGGTACTTAATTTGGGTTTGGAAGATCAGCATGTTAGAGAAGAGACCCGTGAATGATTCAGTGTTGGTGATGGTGATCTAAACgtctttctcctcttctccctGCTGCAGGAGTTACAGATTATGTGGGATAACTTGTAGCTGCAGACCTGGGAAGGAAGTGGGGGAAAGGACCCCATTTTACTCATAGGAAAACGTTTGGCCAAGCTAATCCTACATGTTCTCCTTTAGATGGCACTCTTGCTCAAGCTAACATGTATATCCGTCTTTGATCTATAGTGGAAGCTATTTCTAAGTAATTTTAGTAAATGACTGTGTTTCttaagacaagaagggaaaacagAGTCATAGCTGGAAGGGAAACAAATATTTTAAGACTTCAATAACAGATGTTTAAGGAGAAGTCTGATCCCAGAAATGGAAATTCAATCTCGAGGAAGCTGATCATGTATTTAAAAAGCTATCCCAGTTCATTAGGTGGATTTCGTTTGGATGGGAATGAATAATTTTTCCAGACATTGTGATGATTCTTCTCTGATCTGGACAACAAATGTGAAACAACGAGAACAGTTTGTTGTATCAGCTTCTTGATCAATTTTACTTAAACCAATGCTCTTGTCTTCATATATAATTTACCTGGGAAGAAATGTCATCAAGCATTGTGAACTGACTGTCTTTTGCAGGCATGAttaaacttgagccctccaggtgttttggacttcaactcccacaattcctaacagccttaagaattgtgggagttgaagtccaaaatacctgaagggcccaagtttgcccatgcctggtctacaacaTCCATAGACTTAGGCTTAGTAACTCTTGAAATTCCTTTGTCTGTAATTATGAATCATTAAGTGTGAATTAAAATTCAATTTTAGTAGTACTCTGCACTGCTTATCCAGTACCAAGGTTTTACCAAGCGCAGGAAGGTACACAGAAAGACTGTGAGAAGCATGAACAACTGGGGAGCTCAATCCCtataagaaaattaaaatatcttACATTTCTCTGACACCAGTGTGGAAATGATTATTATCCTTAAGGCCTCCCTTTTGTCTTTTCATTTTTCATACTGGAAAGGGATAACCAGGGAAACAGTATAAGTGACCAGGTTGCATACTAAATGTAGACACAGAAATGTGCATGCACACCCAAACccacaggatataaatgtggaGAGTGATGACAACTTGGTGAGCTGCAGCTTTGACTCATCTGCTGGTTGTATGCTTTCCCCAAAACTAAAGCTTCTCATGCTCTGACGCTTGAGAAGTTTACCCTGCTGTCAAAATGGCAAGGCTGCCAAACTTGTCCGTAAGAGGGTGCTAAAATCCACACATTTTTCTACAGTGACCTAACCCAAGTTGTTGACCTCTGATGCTTTGCTAATGTGTTCTTCACCTCAATTGTGGTCCCCAGAGCCTGGCAAACACTTCAGCCTCAAGTGCAGTGCAGGGGAAGGTATGAGTGTGCTCATACATAGTTTGCAAACTCCTCTCACTTTTCCTGAAAGCCTTGACTAGCTACATGTTCATCACCAGATGCTTCTCTAAAGCTTCCTTTCCATTGTGTGTGAGatagaggaagagaagagaaacgGAGAGCAGTTCCaccagtgcagtggttctcaatctgtgggtctccagatgttttgaccttcaactcccagaaatcctaacagttggtaaactggttgggatttctggagttgtaggccaaaacacctgggaacccacaggttgagaaccactgcaccagTGGAacctttatggcagtggttctcaacctgtgggtctccagatgttttggactacaactcctagagatcccagcctgtttaccagctgttaggtatgCTTCTGCAATCCAGAATCTTAGCTCATGTGTTTCAGTTCTCCCTTGCATTCAGAAAACTAGTATGATGAGAGTTAAACTAAACTTTCCGTTTCACCACCCATTTGCAGAGCACATAGAGCATCAGACTGTTGATTTGAAACTGCACTGTGCCCTCAAAAGGTGATCAAGGTGATTCTACTGATATTGTAGCTCAGGTTTGAAGGGTAGAGTACATGTGCTGGAGTAAGCACAGGATATTTCCACATTTGTCTTGTTAAAAGCAACAAAGCAGCACGAGAGTAAATGGAAGAAGCAAAAGGGTGCTTAACTTTTACTTTTCTGTCTTCCTCCtgcaaaaaaacctggtttatttgTGGTGTTGGAGGCAGAGAGAAGAACAGCTGAGAGAATGCAGGGGGAAATCAAGAGGTAGATACATATTTTAGACACATTCCTTTACAATTTCTCAGTTGCACGTGGTATACCCATAGGAAACAGAAAGTTACTGAAGCAGACTGTGGATCATACTGTCCACCTGTTAGGAAACCCAGCTGACTTGAATCCAAGTGTGAGAACTTGATGCGAATAACTGCTTGTCTTCACAGCTCAACTGGAAGGTTAAGGTTGACAAATAGGGACATTATGTTCTATTCTGTACAAGGCAAATGGTTACTGGTTGAAAACAAATTCAACAAGCTGGAAAGGGAGGCCTTTGATATTTCTAGAGCCATATCTGAGTTTCTTACTAACAAGTAGAAATGGAGAAGTAGGGCTTTAAGAAATACTAGCTGAATCTGCTATTATGGAGCCTGAAAACAGCAGATTGGCAGGTTTACTATTGATCAGTAACAGTCTCATGGCCTGGtatgtaatattgataatctcCAACAAACTTTATTAAGTGTCAGTCAGAGGAGTAGATGTTACAGATTCAATTTGAAATAGTGACCCTAAGAGAGCTTCATGTTTTTGTATCTCAAAGTATTGATATGTTCTACCTTTCAAGTTCTGCTCTGGTGTTAAACTTCGAATTTTCAACATTAAGGGCAATTTCTGATTTATTTTGTGGTGCCTGAAGTGCAAAACCTTAAAATAAATCTGTCTTCAAGGTACCacagtgttttgcacttcaatgcAAAAGTAAGGCAGCTTAGGACAGAGCCCTTTATTCTGATATATTTTTTCTGTATGTATGGAgggatttttaatatataaaagagGGTTCAATCAGGCAATCCTACCCccaaaacaattacaatttaaaatgGTGCAATTTAAAAGAGTTTGACTACTCCAGTCTGTGTTAATTTTAGGACCAGGGTAGCACAATGGGTTGAActgccagctatagaagatcctgccaactggaaggttgacagttcaagccccagtcgggatgagctcctgccatcagccaAGCTTCTGCttaccaagcag
This sequence is a window from Anolis carolinensis isolate JA03-04 chromosome 6, rAnoCar3.1.pri, whole genome shotgun sequence. Protein-coding genes within it:
- the nkiras2 gene encoding NF-kappa-B inhibitor-interacting Ras-like protein 2 isoform X1, which produces MRAEKAQFLVSSSCIHPFSPSDKKMGKSCKVVVCGQASVGKTSILEQLLYGNHVVGSEMIETQEDIYVGSIETDRGVREQVRFYDTRGLRDGMELPKHCFSCTDGYVLVYSIDSKESFKRVEVLKKEIDKSKDKKEVTIVVLGNKCDLQDQRRVDHDAVQHWAKAEKVKLWEISVADRRTLIEPFVYLASKMTQPQSKSAFPLSRKNKSSGSVDG
- the nkiras2 gene encoding NF-kappa-B inhibitor-interacting Ras-like protein 2 isoform X3, which produces MRAEKAQFLVSSSCIHPFSPSDKKMGKSCKVVVCGQASVGKTSILEQLLYGNHVVGSEMIETQEDIYVGSIETDRGVREQVRFYDTRGLRDGMELPKHCFSCTDGYVLVYSIDSKESFKRVEVLKKEIDKSKDKKEQQQEYLSGQLNKKIQIEWPLTRVCFQGQTKNGQLGSP
- the nkiras2 gene encoding NF-kappa-B inhibitor-interacting Ras-like protein 2 isoform X4 translates to MGKSCKVVVCGQASVGKTSILEQLLYGNHVVGSEMIETQEDIYVGSIETDRGVREQVRFYDTRGLRDGMELPKHCFSCTDGYVLVYSIDSKESFKRVEVLKKEIDKSKDKKEQQQEYLSGQLNKKIQIEWPLTRVCFQGQTKNGQLGSP
- the nkiras2 gene encoding NF-kappa-B inhibitor-interacting Ras-like protein 2 isoform X2 — its product is MGKSCKVVVCGQASVGKTSILEQLLYGNHVVGSEMIETQEDIYVGSIETDRGVREQVRFYDTRGLRDGMELPKHCFSCTDGYVLVYSIDSKESFKRVEVLKKEIDKSKDKKEVTIVVLGNKCDLQDQRRVDHDAVQHWAKAEKVKLWEISVADRRTLIEPFVYLASKMTQPQSKSAFPLSRKNKSSGSVDG